One Malassezia restricta chromosome VI, complete sequence genomic region harbors:
- a CDS encoding exosome complex component RRP46: MSRNGSSVNDQPRIQLGWLSRSDGSSKFAYGTQTSAASVTGPIEVRIRDELTDRATFQVIISPLEGYPGIASKALSAELRDLFQSVILLHHHPRALIQLSIQSISTPSSTSLTIPISLEGSRHETTDESKYRTPQLLGPDRPFHASEVATSINASMLALLDANIPIRSTVIATSCAFLDPKDVDDQRNMDSYMADDDLPCLVIYPSPREENAAYSSLVAAFSFTGHDPTEPSKSQVHGQLVFLSSIGQMTAHQRSLAINATKTASISILDHVRTVLIERFE, encoded by the exons ATGTCTCGAAATGGATCGTCAGTAAACGATCAGCCAAGAATACAACTAGGATGGCTTAGTCGATCAGACGGGAGCTCGAAATTTGCTTATG GCACTCAAACAAGCGCAGCATCTGTCACCGGTCCCATTGAAGTTCGCATCCGTGACGAATTGACCGACCGCGCTACTTTTCAAGTCATTATTTCGCCATTGGAAGGATATCCTGGCATTGCATCTAAAGCTTTATCTGCTGAACTTCGTGACCTCTTTCAATCCGTAATTCTCCTTCATCATCACCCCAGGGCGTTAATCCAACTTTCGATCCAGTCTATCAGCACACCGTCCAGCACATCACTCACGATACCAATTTCGCTCGAAGGAAGTCGTCATGAGACAACTGATGAGTCAAAATATCGCACACCACAACTGCTGGGCCCTGACCGCCCGTTTCATGCTTCGGAAGTGGCAACTTCAATAAATGCCTCCATGCTAGCCCTTTTGGACGCCAACATCCCCATCCGGTCAACAGTTATTGCAACCTCTTGCGCTTTTCTTGATCCAAAGGACGTAGACGATCAGCGCAACATGGACAGTTACATGGCCGATGATGATTTGCCATGCCTCGTGATCTACCCATCGCCCCGCGAAGAGAATGCGGCATATAGCTCGCTTGTCGCTGCGTTCTCTTTCACAGGACACGATCCAACAGAGCCATCCAAGTCTCAAGTGCATGGTCAACTTGTGTTTCTATCAAGTATCGGCCAGATGACCGCTCATCAGCGAAGCCTTGCAATAAACGCGACTAAGACGGCTTCCATATCTATACTAGATCACGTACGTACTGTTCTCATTGAACGCTTCGAATAA
- a CDS encoding mitochondrial import inner membrane translocase subunit TIM54 produces the protein MEHFGGICKQWLDKLEEKSPKNWTFSFLRCLIILDSMSTETKAPAQPKRSVPPSLRPLVWMGIPESVLAWKPRLPSRNWCIFLASVAAVGYLYYDDRRQCKKILEEYKDRVRGLSEHSMHPLEQPRKVLVYTAKYPGDDNYDVGTIYFKRYVKPILVAAAVDYEILSGTSYGNLARELRNRIHDRRRNLAGLEPWTTNTVAGTSLPTTLSPAQFLQRELEGAVVLVGRPALKEWAWALKEGWGSSIPAKPVDYSEKLASELSEDGAFEEEPEEPGIDSSSTIDNIDEPAASSVTATPGQGFALPTQIGLQSLQGRSLSPLGSTQPVAARIKATEVSPSEQSLPPVSPIPAQPPICFVDFTNLVGFVNIPRRIARFFYRREDVRRGAEAGLRIVLGTKNDAREFNPGDPGTISREPPQGNDLDWGLEEESFYPNSFSKTLENVKRWRENYYNELRTELKASREIARGIREPTKAEKRDMPKSEIELRSQRFDKEQMWRNTEQGFKILDPHAGVEWDESWRGSLRVLRDRPDDERIPRKEQPQEVSSDAATTPEQTAEKAAETAS, from the coding sequence ATGGAGCACTTTGGTGGAATTTGTAAGCAGTGGTTGGACAAGCTTGAGGAAAAGTCGCCAAAAAATTGGACGTTTTCATTCTTGAGGTGTTTAATCATTCTTGACTCGATGTCGACGGAGACTAAAGCACCGGCGCAACCGAAGCGTTCGGTTCCGCCCTCTTTACGTCCCCTTGTATGGATGGGTATTCCCGAGAGTGTACTTGCATGGAAACCGCGTCTACCATCTCGCAACTGGTGCATTTTTTTGGCATCTGTTGCAGCCGTTGGATATTTGTATTACGACGACCGACGACAATGCAAAAAAATTTTGGAAGAATACAAAGACCGTGTTCGTGGTCTGTCGGAACACTCTATGCACCCTCTTGAACAGCCACGCAAGGTGCTAGTTTACACCGCCAAGTACCCCGGCGACGATAACTACGATGTTGGCACGATATATTTTAAACGGTATGTTAAGCCGATTCTCGTTGCCGCCGCTGTGGACTATGAAATATTGAGTGGCACGAGCTATGGTAATCTTGCGCGCGAGCTCCGGAATAGAATTCATGATCGCCGTCGGAACCTCGCTGGACTGGAGCCATGGACGACTAATACCGTCGCCGGCACGTCTCTTCCCACCACGCTTTCGCCAGCGCAGTTCTTACAGCGTGAATTGGAAGGTGCTGTTGTACTAGTCGGTCGTCCAGCCCTCAAAGAGTGGGCATGGGCACTTAAAGAAGGATGGGGCTCGAGTATACCCGCCAAGCCCGTCGACTACAGCGAGAAGCTCGCATCGGAGCTAAGTGAAGACGGTGCTTTTGAAGAGGAACCAGAGGAGCCTGGAATCGACTCTTCAAGCACAATTGACAACATTGACGAACCTGCTGCGTCTTCAGTGACTGCTACACCAGGACAGGGTTTTGCACTCCCAACGCAAATTGGTCTTCAGTCACTCCAAGGCCGTTCACTCTCACCATTGGGTTCCACACAGCCCGTCGCGGCGCGAATCAAAGCGACCGAAGTCTCCCCGTCCGAGCAAAGTCTACCGCCCGTATCGCCTATCCCAGCGCAGCCACCTATCTGTTTCGTCGACTTCACCAATTTGGTTGGATTCGTCAACATCCCACGCCGCATTGCTCGCTTCTTTTATCGCCGCGAAGATGTGCGTCGGGGCGCCGAAGCAGGTTTGCGCATTGTTCTAGGTACAAAGAATGATGCGCGTGAATTTAATCCAGGTGATCCGGGCACGATCTCTCGTGAACCGCCGCAAGGAAACGATTTAGATTGGGGTCTTGAGGAAGAGTCGTTCTACCCCAATTCGTTTTCAAAGACACTCGAAAACGTTAAGCGTTGGCGCGAAAACTATTACAATGAGCTGCGCACGGAATTGAAAGCATCTCGTGAGATTGCCCGAGGAATTCGTGAGCCAACTAAAGCCGAAAAGCGCGATATGCCGAAAAGCGAAATTGAACTGCGAAGCCAGCGATTCGACAAGGAGCAAATGTGGCGCAACACTGAACAGGGATTCAAAATTCTTGACCCTCACGCCGGTGTGGAATGGGACGAAAGCTGGCGTGGATCGCTGCGGGTGCTCCGTGATCGTCCCGATGACGAACGCATACCTCGCAAAGAGCAACCGCAGGAAGTGTCATCGGATGCAGCTACCACACCTGAGCAAACCGCAGAAAAAGCAGCAGAAACTGCCTCCTAG
- a CDS encoding tRNA (uracil-5-)-methyltransferase TRM9, which yields MARASQTVRVTAALEASDSAGYEQENVHAVYDVIAGHFSSTRYKPWPLVSDFFDSLPAGSVGVDLGCGNGKYLHLRSALGSGEATKNSLVTLGSDRCLPLIQAAQHNFPQNPPTRLIQEVAVADALCSGYRGGVFDYALSIATIHHFSTPERRRHAIEELIRLVKPAPEGLVGTGRGCGRFMVYVWAFEQRGAGRRLFDAQLAGHGDATKAQDVLVPWVRTAQHTDDQKQDVHHRYYHLFREHELDELVNDAAQHYADTGIHVVKETGGWEKGNWWGVWRVVQR from the exons atggcacgcgcgtcgcagaCAGTCCGAGTGACAGCAGCTCTAGAAGCATCAGATTCTGCTGGTTATGAACAAGAAAATGTACATGC AGTATATGATGTGATTGCTGGACATTTCTCAAGTACCCGGTACAAG CCATGGCCTCTCGTTTCAGACTTCTTCGATTCGTTACCAGCAGGCAGCGTGGGGGTAGATTTGGGCTGTGGAAATGGCAAGTACTTGCATCTTCGTTCGGCCTTGGGATCTGGGGAAGCTACCAAAAATAGTCTTGTCACGCTTGGCTCAGATCGATGTTTGCCCTTGATCCAAGCTGCTCAGCACAATTTTCCTCAGAATCCACCGACACGCTTGATACAAGAAGTAGCTGTGGCGGATGCTCTGTGTAGCGGGTATCGTGGTGGTGTATTTGATTATGCGTTGAGCATCGCTACTATTCACCATTTTTCTACACCAGAACGGAGAAGACACGCGATTGAAGAGCTCATCCGACTTGTTAAGCCCGCTCCGGAAGGTTTGGTCGGTACGGGACGGGGATGTGGCCGTTTCATGGTGTACGTATGGGCGTTTGAGCAGCGTGGCGCAGGTCGGCGATTATTCGATGCACAGTTAGCTGGGCATGGTGATGCGACAAAGGCACAAGATGTCCTTGTGCCGTGGGTACGGACAGCACAACACACAGATGATCAGAAACAAGACGTCCATCACCGATACTATCACCTTTTCAGAGAGCATGAACTAGATGAACTTGTGAAcgatgcagcgcagcaTTACGCAGACACAGGTATACACGTCGTAAAGGAGACAGGCGGCTGGGAAAAGGGAAACTGGTGGGGTGtgtggcgcgtcgtccagcgctGA
- a CDS encoding 5'-methylthioadenosine phosphorylase: MSMRAPKIAWGGLPIRVGVIGGSGLYKLDGIEIIDVVNPETPWGYPSCPISIGRTATGTLVAFLARHGTLHSISPSHVPSTANIAALKHLGVRAILAFSAVGSLREEIAPKDFVIPSQIIDRTKGIRRSSYFGEGKEHSVIAHAPFGDPFDRNLSPIVENIVRDTLKNHSPDVKVHSNKTVVCMEGPAFSTRAESNMYRQWGGDIINMSALPEAKLAREAELSYVLIATATDYDAWRESSETVDVAEVIKSLHANAQASQVVTMALIDEVSSLVGNDDSHFFTKMHGSMKSNIMTNPDHLSTEVKQRLRYILPWYPQ; this comes from the exons ATGTCGATGAGAGCACCCAAGATCGCTTGGGGCGGCCTGCCTATCCGAGTTGGTGTGATCGGTGGTTCAGGTCTCTACAAACTTGATGGCATCGAGATCATTGATGTTGTGAATCCTGAAACG CCATGGGGCTACCCATCGTGCCCTATTTCCATTGGTCGCACAGCCACTGGCACTCTCGTTGCCTTTCTCGCACGACACGGAACGCTGCACTCCATCTCGCCTTCGCACGTCCCGTCAACAGCTAACATTGCCGCTCTGAAACACCTCGGTGTTCGTGCCATTCTTGCCTTCTCAGCTGTTGGCTCGCTTCGTGAGGAAATTGCTCCCAAGGACTTTGTGATTCCCTCGCAAATTATTGACCGCACCAAAGGTATTCGTCGCTCTTCTTACTTCGGTGAGGGAAAGGAACACAGTGTCAttgcacacgcaccattCGGTGACCCGTTTGACAGGAACCTTTCTCCAATTGTTGAAAACATTGTGCGCGATACACTCAAGAACCACTCGCCCGACGTCAAAGTGCACAGCAATAAGACGGTCGTTTGTATGGAGGGCCCCGCGTTTTCAACGCGTGCTGAATCCAACATGTACCGTCAATGGGGGGGTGACATCATCAACATGTCTGCTCTCCCTGAAGCAAAGCTCGCTCGCGAAGCTGAGCTTAGCTATGTACTCATCGCTACGGCTACAGACTATGACGCGTGGCGCGAGAGTTCCGAGACTGTTGACGTCGCTGAGGTTATCAAGAGTCTTCACGCGAATGCACAAGCTTCCCAAGTCGTCACAATGGCGCTTATCGACGAGGTTAGTTCTCTGGTGGGCAACGATGATTCGCATTTCTTCACCAAAATGCATGGAAGCATGAAGTCTAACATCATGACCAATCCTGATCATCTGTCGACGGAAGTTaagcagcgcctgcgttACATTCTGCCATGGTATCCTCAGTAA
- a CDS encoding mRNA capping protein, which translates to MAPLTSRSIFGTDPVDEFASGIADWIWENSQGHEALEIEAKIGVMIDKSTNARIRLPIYTEAIVNMNEINARFESNMSMKQHQIYNKLLNDLVAYSAQNLPQNEHMAYQHRKETDTFYDEVSEITGQREHIRVTRDTRTKEIVPNGVVKKTRIADLNVFCPTQPFDYRISINIETPMYLPQSMSHPTFSREKDRLSYIQQNFSIDLTQVIEANRPSEPLHELEIEIRDVNYLMHLANEAQQIKGESDRVWTQFEDHVLVLLNNIRLLIRNHDFGSGGR; encoded by the coding sequence ATGGCGCCTCTGACGTCGCGCTCCATCTTTGGCACTGATCCTGTCGACGAGTTTGCAAGTGGGATTGCCGATTGGATATGGGAGAATAGTCAAGGTCATGAAGCTCTCGAGATTGAGGCTAAGATTGGCGTCATGATTGACAAGAGTACCAATGCTCGGATACGGTTGCCGATTTATACTGAAGCGATCGTCAACATGAACGAGATCAACGCGAGATTTGAAAGCAATATGTCAATGAAACAACATCAGATTTATAATAAACTTTTGAACGATTTGGTCGCGTACAGCGCGCAAAACCTCCCTCAGAATGAGCATATGGCTTATCAACACCGCAAAGAGACAGACACTTTTTATGATGAAGTTTCAGAAATCACCGGCCAAAGAGAGCATATACGTGTGACGCGTGATACTCGAACGAAAGAGATTGTGCCAAATGGTGTTGTGAAGAAGACGCGTATCGCAGATCTTAATGTATTTTGTCCTACTCAGCCATTTGATTACCGGATCAGTATCAATATCGAAACACCCATGTACCTGCCACAAAGCATGAGCCATCCTACTTTTTCGCGTGAAAAAGACCGTTTGTCATACATTCAGCAAAATTTTAGCATTGATCTTACTCAAGTCATTGAAGCGAACCGTCCAAGCGAGCCATTGCATGAACTTGAAATTGAAATTCGCGATGTAAACTATCTTATGCATTTGGCCAATGAAGCACAGCAAATAAAAGGTGAATCAGATCGAGTCTGGACTCAGTTTGAAGATCATGTCCTCGTTTTGCTAAACAACATTCGCCTTTTGATTCGAAATCATGACTTCGGATCGGGAGGGAGATGA
- a CDS encoding catalytic protein kinase domain protein, translating into MDPARSPAIRGGLPDRVRSESSRMGSDTFSVPPCVDVSSPPMESGSSSLSTLSRQGLGLDPIPGFSDLDTGDTWVYPFSASNYLKKSNSIRSVRSLNDFEGKSMTPLPSPLIPSQEPSEKMEMRPKDSKTDAFFNTTPSVLTPPKPPQSIARSASSRTAAKTDKSMALEVTRRRQRAVSSPQRFDDNNSASLSPQKNGLLTAPGESSAYNSLTPHFSAHHHGMTSLESKASSRHMHGPSIHINPDSINPCSDEPGISPQDDEPNKVNKQLLKSIDFVTEDEDEQAGKVGPYKIISLLGTGAFSKVLLAKPNDGSSSVSVALKMIACEPWKVDERMRVSWVREAETLKRISHPSIVNFLRAFRTPKHYTLVLEAVPGDELFELLSQHHAQVSQREWLVRRIFGELANAVHWMHSIHLVHRDIKLENIMLTRKLFASGSSLAPWTLGSTPLIKITDFGLARFVKEGQLLETRCGSEEYAAPELILGKMYDGCKTDIWAMGVVLYAMITGAIPFLSPGPQETTESSHNSFKDSRERNDRAYTDSGRERKAHLLRIVKCDLHWPEKINNTCQDVPSDGEKWDFEPSNRLVTPPAQRIITRFLRRDPIKRVSCRELWHDPWFLYGSFAPPNTFVPAPYNDSMMLCSAQEASANFSSIPLPYFPEDPRGKKWLEMNASSTRCTDS; encoded by the coding sequence ATGGATCCGGCCCGCTCCCCCGCCATACGCGGTGGCTTACCGGATCGCGTAAGATCAGAATCTTCTAGAATGGGCTCGGATACTTTTTCTGTGCCACCGTGTGTTGACGTATCATCGCCTCCCATGGAAAGTGGATCGTCGAGCCTGTCTACACTGAGTCGGCAAGGTCTGGGTTTGGATCCTATACCTGGCTTTTCTGACTTGGACACGGGTGACACATGGGTGTACCCATTCAGTGCATCAAACTATTTGAAAAAGTCCAATTCTATACGCAGTGTACGCAGCCTGAATGACTTTGAGGGCAAATCGATGACGCCACTCCCAAGTCCTCTCATTCCTTCGCAAGAGCCTTCGGAAAAAATGGAAATGCGTCCCAAGGATTCCAAAACAGATGCTTTCTTCAACACCACGCCGTCAGTGCTCACTCCTCCCAAGCCCCCTCAAAGCATtgcacgaagcgcaagcaGTCGCACCGCTGCTAAAACAGACAAAAGCATGGCGCTAGAAGTCACAAGGCGCCGACAACGCGCCGTGAGCTCCCCACAACGGTTCGACGATAACAACAGTGCGTCTCTCTCACCCCAAAAGAATGGCCTATTGACGGCACCCGGAGAATCGAGCGCCTATAACTCGCTTACGCCACATTTCTCTGCACACCACCATGGCATGACGTCGCTAGAGTCAAAAGCTAGTTCACGGCACATGCATGGACCATCAATACACATTAATCCAGACAGTATTAACCCTTGCAGTGACGAACCGGGAATATCACCGCAAGACGACGAGCCAAACAAAGTGAATAAACAGCTGCTAAAGTCGATTGATTTTGTCACAGAGGATGAGGATGAGCAGGCGGGAAAGGTTGGACCGTATAAAATTATTTCACTTCTGGGCACGGGTGCATTTAGCAAAGTCCTTCTTGCGAAGCCCAATGATGGCTCCAGCAGTGTGTCCGTGGCGCTCAAAATGATTGCTTGCGAGCCTTGGAAAGTGGATGAGAGAATGCGTGTGAGTTGGGTTCGTGAAGCAGAGACTCTCAAACGCATTTCACATCCTAGTATTGTTAATTTTCTCCGCGCATTTCGCACGCCTAAACACTATACACTCGTGTTGGAAGCTGTGCCAGGTGATGAGCTTTTTGAGCTTCTTTCACAACATCATGCGCAGGTATCGCAACGCGAATGGCTTGTGCGGCGAATTTTCGGCGAGCTGGCCAATGCTGTGCACTGGATGCACAGCATTCATCTCGTTCATCGTGACATTAAATTGGAAAACATTATGCTGACTAGAAAATTGTTTGCCTCTGGATCTTCCTTGGCACCTTGGACACTTGGGTCCACACCATTGATAAAAATTACGGATTTTGGACTAGCACGATTTGTCAAGGAAGGCCAGTTGCTTGAAACTCGGTGTGGCTCCGAAGAGTACGCTGCACCCGAATTGATTTTGGGGAAAATGTACGATGGTTGTAAAACGGATATTTGGGCTATGGGTGTTGTTCTGTACGCAATGATAACGGGTGCAATACCATTTTTGTCCCCTGGTCCACAAGAAACAACAGAATCTAGTCATAATTCTTTCAAGGACTCAAGGGAGCGAAATGACCGCGCATATACCGATAGTGGCCGTGAACGCAAAGCGCATCTCCTTCGCATTGTTAAGTGTGATTTGCATTGGCCTGAAAAGATCAATAACACGTGTCAGGATGTCCCTTCAGATGGTGAGAAATGGGATTTCGAGCCTTCAAATCGACTTGTTACGCCCCCCGCACAACGTATAATCACCCGCTTTCTTCGACGCGATCCTATCAAGCGGGTATCCTGTCGTGAACTATGGCATGATCCATGGTTCTTATATGGCAGTTTTGCGCCGCCTAATACCTTTGTTCCTGCACCCTACAATGATTCTATGATGCTCTGTTCAGCACAAGAAGCGAGTGCTAATTTCTCTTCGATTCCATTGCCGTATTTCCCTGAAGATCCTCGCGGGAAAAAATGGCTCGAAATGAATGCCAGCAGTACGAGATGCACAGACTCTTAA
- a CDS encoding DNA mismatch repair protein MSH6 → MSGGAKQTSLLGFFSKAPKPAAAPPQPETSPSTPPPTSQDAPSSQHASPSATKHASSPPTPPRPAKQARTSPSLTPPPSSSPAPGRRRAARRVNYAEPRAGSDDDDDDDGDDEPSEDDFVMSDASSDSSDEVSAAESEEPSTADDASDEDDVVASPPPPRTKAPKPADAPAAPAAPTPSSVSFSHLTKAEKRVQEEKRKRIENEQAYDFLLDVRDKDMNRPGDLHYDKRTLYIPPSAWKSFTPFERQFWEMKQNHWDTVLFFQKGKFYELYEEDAIIGHRECDLKLTDRVKMKMVGVPEASFDMFATKLLALGYKVGRVDQCETAVAKGMRDKSRGSGPDIVRRELRHVVTSGTIVDGSVLADELSSYCMSIKEHVRSDGLSEFGICTLDAATAEFRYMTFVDDAVLSQLETLLRSLRIKEVLHEKGVMLPSTLRLIRNTVPTTCQITMLKPDTEFLDDISTRGRLAHLFDTIPEGLAPLVEKGGWALSALGGLLWYLEQLHLDVDLCASGNFAERSAPADTQQGTLILDAKSLLHLHVLQNDEGTDEGTLHRLLNRCITPFGRRLFKTWLASPLCNADAINARLDAVDDLCANPAWTDAFETFAKALPDLERLQSRVAAGKCRPRDFLLVLRAFARFGNAKDELLSLSSTFASGMLKACLQAWPDVAALAQTLRSHFNSNDDGSFTPVHGESKAYDAAVEGVHAAEARLDEEKDRCISELGLSKRDAGWKHVGTNEIYQLEVPARTKVPAPWILMSQTKACKRYYTPRTRELIRQLKEARETRLAALKQFQEEVYLLFRQDLSSYARAVRTVAQLDCLLSLAKSSMALGMPSCRPELVQHDAALFSFTQLRHPCMAPSVLTGATEFIPNDIALGGQAEDVMVLTGGNMAGKSTTARTAATAVILAQLGCYVPAEHARIAPVDRIASRMGANDQLFRGQSTFMVEMLEASKILREATPRSLVIMDELGRGTSTFDGQAIAYAVLYHLVARTQCLCFFMTHYTTMAQSLDTYPRLANRHMEVRVDDEYKNVVFTYRLVPGIAESSYGTQVAQIAGVPLSICTKASEVSRQFWHDAQKQHAQRAHCAIPLDALADFAHLVTLGRSKPQVPPPSWALVTQAIMSRVP, encoded by the coding sequence atgagcggcggcgcgaaGCAAACGTCCTTGTTAGGCTTTTTCAgcaaggcgcccaagcctgctgccgcgccaccACAGCCAGAGACATCTCCCTCGACGCCCCCGCCCACGTCCCAGGATGCGCCCTCTTCCCAGCACGCGTCGCCCTCCGCCACCAAGCACGCGTCGTCCCCCCCGACGCCACCGCGTCCGGCGAAACAGGCGCGCACCTCCCCCTCGCTGACACCCccgccatcgtcgtcccCCGCTCCAggtcgccgccgcgcggcgcgtcgcgtcAACTACgccgagccacgcgccgggtcggacgacgacgacgacgacgacggcgacgacgagcctTCCGAAGACGACTTTGTCATGTCCGACGCGTCGTCTGACAGCTCCGATGAGGTCAGCGCAGCAGAGAGCGAGGAACCCTCGaccgccgacgacgcctccgacgaggacgacgtcgtcgccTCACCACCCCCACCTCGGACCAAGGCACCCAAGCCAGCAGACgcaccagcggcgccagcggcgcccacgccgtcgtccgtcTCTTTCTCGCACCTCACCAAGGCCGAGAAGCGCGTCCAGGAAGAAAAACgcaagcgcatcgagaATGAACAGGCATACGACTTTCTCCTGGATGTGCGAGATAAGGACATGAACCGCCCCGGCGATCTCCATTACGATAAACGCACGCTGTACATTCCCCCTAGTGCATGGAAATCGTTCACGCCTTTTGAAAGACAATTTTGGGAAATGAAGCAGAACCATTGGGATACCGTGCTTTTTTTTCAAAAGGGCAAGTTTTACGAACTGTACGAAGAGGATGCCATCATCGGCCATCGAGAATGCGACTTGAAGCTCACAGATCGCGTAAAGATGAAAATGGTCGGTGTGCCAGAGGCCTCCTTCGATATGTTCGCCACCAAGCTCTTGGCTCTGGGGTACAAGGTCGGACGCGTAGACCAATGTGAGACGGCCGTCGCCAagggcatgcgcgacaagTCGCGTGGAAGCGGACCGGATAttgtgcgtcgcgagctgcgccatgtcgtgACGAGCGGCACGATTGTCGACGGAAGCGTACTGGCTGACGAATTGAGCAGCTACTGCATGAGTATCAAGGAGCACGTCCGCTCTGATGGCCTATCCGAGTTTGGCATCTGCAccctcgacgccgccaccgccgagTTCCGATACATGACAttcgtcgacgatgccgtgcTGTCACAACTCGAGACATTGCTGCGTTCTCTACGCATCAAGGAAGTCTTGCATGAAAAAGGGGTCATGTTGCCTTCCACGCTGCGCTTGATCCGCAACACGGTGCCCACCACCTGCCAAATTACCATGCTCAAGCCTGATACCGAATTTCTCGACGACATCTCGACGCGCGGTCGACTGGCCCACTTGTTTGATACAATCCCAGAAGGTCTTGCCCCTCTCGTGGAAAAGGGCGGCTGGGCCTTGTCAGCGCTCGGTGGCCTCTTATGGTacctcgagcagctgcatctCGATGTCGACTTGTGCGCTAGCGGCAACTTTGCCGAGCGCAGCGCTCCAGCTGATACGCAGCAAGGCACGCTGATTCTGGATGCCAAGTCCTTGCTGCACCTGCACGTTCTGCAAAATGATGAGGGCACGGATGAGGGCACACTGCACCGTCTTTTGAATCGGTGCATCACGCCTTTTGGACGGCGTCTTTTTAAAACCTGGCTTGCGTCACCCCTATGCAACGCAGATGCCATCAATGCGCGTCTAGATGCGGTGGACGACTTGTGCGCAAATCCTGCATGGACTGATGCATTTGAGACTTTTGCCAAAGCCCTACCCGATCTGGAACGCCTTCAGTCGCGTGTAGCGGCAGGCAAGTGCCGTCCTCGCGACTTTTTGCTCGTCCTACGTGCCTTTGCTCGCTTCGGCAATGCGAAGGACGAACTCTTGTCCCTCTCGTCCACATTTGCTTCCGGTATGCTCAAAGCATGCTTGCAGGCATGGCCTGATGTGGCTGCATTGGCTCAGACGTTGCGCAGTCACTTTAACTCCAACGACGACGGCTCTTTTACGCCGGTGCACGGCGAATCAAAGGCGTATGATGCTGCCGTCGAAGGCGTGCAtgctgccgaggcgcgtcttgaTGAAGAGAAGGACCGATGTATATCGGAACTTGGACTCTCCAAACGCGACGCCGGATGGAAGCATGTGGGCACGAACGAGATTTACCAGCTAGAGGTGCCTGCTCGCACCAAAGTCCCTGCACCATGGATTCTCATGAGCCAGACCAAGGCATGCAAACGATACTACACGCCACGAACGCGTGAATTAATCCGGCAACTGAAAGAAGCGCGCGAGACCCGTTTGGCTGCGCTCAAACAGTTCCAGGAGGAGGTGTACCTCCTCTTCCGTCAGGATCTTTCTTCGTATGCACGCGCTGTACGTACCGTTGCACAGCTCGACTGCCTTTTGAGCCTGGCCAAGAGCTCCATGGCCCTCGGTATGCCATCATGTCGTCCAGAGCTGGTTCAAcacgatgcggcgctgttTTCATTTACGCAACTGCGACATCCATGTATGGCACCCAGCGTACTCACAGGCGCAACTGAGTTCATTCCGAACGACATTGCGTTGGGCGGTCAGGCCGAGGACGTGATGGTTCTTACAGGCGGAAACATGGCCGGAAAGAGTacgacggcacgcacggcagCAACGGCCGTGATTCTGGCGCAGCTTGGATGTTATGTTCCGGCTGAACACGCACGCATTGCGCCGGTTGACAGAATTGCATCGCGCATGGGCGCGAACGATCAACTCTTCCGCGGACAATCGACGTTCATGGTCGAAATGTTAGAGGCGTCAAAGATTTTGCGAGAGGCCACACCTCGATCACTCGTGATCATGGATGAGCTTGGCCGCGGCACGTCAACATTCGATGGCCAGGCGATCGCATACGCGGTATTATACCACCTGGTCGCCCGGACTCAGTGCCTCTGCTTCTTCATGACACACTATACAACGATGGCTCAGAGTCTCGATACATACCCGCGCCTCGCAAACCGGCACATGGAAGTGCgggtcgacgacgagtaCAAAAACGTCGTGTTTACGTACCGACTTGTGCCTGGCATTGCCGAATCATCGTACGGCACACAGGTCGCACAGATTGCCGGTGTACCGTTGTCCATCTGCACGAAAGCCTCAGAGGTGTCGCGCCAGTTCTGGCACGATGCCCAAAAACAGCATGCTCAGCGCGCTCACTGCGCTATACCACTCGATGCATTGGCCGACTTTGCGCACCTCGTTACCTTGGGCCGCAGCAAGCCACAGGTACCTCCACCTTCGTGGGCGTTGGTGACACAGGCCATCATGTCTCGGGTGCCCTGA